The Rhodococcus sp. X156 genome window below encodes:
- a CDS encoding alpha/beta hydrolase: MLRKTMVIAGAALAAGAGLWRTQAHADAEAVRSDPQAPLLDDLDVPGEQRWVTSTDGTRLNVELHGPEGAPVVVFAHGWTCSTRYWIPQVRALADTYRVVTYDQRGHGASGSSRGRFTPELLAADLEAVLENVLAPEEQAVLVGHSMGAMSIVAWAGQQPDQVSRRVRRVLLASTALDSLLTETAVVRLPSRFPRLAEAIGRGAVGIPTPFGPPSPLAYRAVKYVALSPSASPAQVAFCEEIVLSSRTRDRAKWGSALARLDLRESLTHLTVPTTVLVGTADRLTPPSHAKRLAEALKRDGHLDLLVQLPGVGHMSSVENVDAFNAEVRRLLEAEPAG, from the coding sequence GTGTTGCGCAAGACGATGGTGATTGCCGGTGCCGCGCTGGCCGCCGGCGCCGGCCTGTGGCGGACCCAGGCCCACGCCGACGCCGAGGCGGTGCGGTCCGACCCGCAGGCCCCGCTGCTCGACGACCTCGACGTGCCCGGGGAGCAGCGCTGGGTCACCTCCACCGACGGCACCCGGCTCAACGTCGAGCTGCACGGACCGGAGGGCGCACCGGTGGTGGTCTTCGCCCACGGCTGGACCTGCTCCACCCGGTACTGGATCCCCCAGGTGCGAGCGCTCGCCGACACCTACCGGGTGGTCACCTACGACCAGCGCGGGCACGGTGCCAGCGGGAGCAGCCGTGGCCGGTTCACCCCCGAGCTGCTGGCCGCCGACCTCGAGGCCGTGCTCGAGAACGTGCTGGCGCCGGAGGAGCAGGCGGTGCTGGTGGGGCACAGCATGGGCGCGATGAGCATCGTGGCGTGGGCCGGGCAGCAGCCCGACCAGGTCTCCCGCCGCGTCCGGCGGGTGCTGCTGGCCAGCACCGCGCTGGACTCGCTGCTCACCGAGACCGCCGTGGTGCGCCTGCCCAGCCGCTTCCCCCGCCTCGCCGAGGCGATCGGCCGCGGCGCGGTGGGCATCCCCACGCCCTTCGGCCCGCCGTCGCCGCTGGCCTACCGCGCGGTCAAGTACGTCGCGCTCTCGCCCAGCGCCAGCCCGGCCCAGGTCGCCTTCTGCGAGGAGATCGTGCTCAGCAGCCGCACCCGCGACCGCGCCAAGTGGGGCTCAGCGCTGGCCCGCCTGGACCTGCGCGAGTCGCTCACCCACCTCACCGTGCCCACCACCGTGCTGGTGGGCACCGCCGACCGGCTCACCCCGCCCAGCCACGCCAAGCGGCTGGCCGAGGCGCTCAAGCGCGACGGCCACCTCGACCTGCTGGTGCAGCTGCCCGGCGTGGGGCACATGTCCAGCGTGGAGAACGTGGACGCCTTCAACGCCGAGGTGCGCCGGCTGCTGGAGGCCGAGCCCGCCGGCTGA
- a CDS encoding MerR family transcriptional regulator, with protein sequence MTEHRIDELARLGGTTVRNVRVYQDRGLLPPPRKQGRTGWYSDSHLARLRLIGRLLDRGYTFATINELLTAVAQGWRVEDLLDIEQELAEPWTDERPRRMSALELRRMFGKEASRAVLQRGCEIGLLTRQGTGYLVNSPRLLAAGRDLVTAGIPIDAVLDLAEALQHDMARVAERFVDLLAGHVLPDDGRPLASSTEQLNEIAALIHQLRPHAAQAVDATFGRAMKEATAAAFDAAASRLTEGPAAEEQRDERETPSSD encoded by the coding sequence GTGACCGAGCACCGCATTGACGAGCTGGCCCGCCTGGGTGGCACGACAGTGCGCAACGTGCGGGTGTACCAGGACCGCGGACTGCTCCCGCCACCGCGCAAGCAGGGGCGCACCGGCTGGTACTCCGACTCCCACCTGGCTCGGTTGCGGCTGATCGGCCGGCTGCTGGACCGCGGCTACACCTTCGCCACCATCAACGAGCTGCTCACGGCTGTGGCCCAGGGGTGGCGGGTGGAGGACCTGCTGGACATCGAGCAGGAGCTGGCCGAGCCCTGGACCGACGAGCGGCCGCGACGGATGTCCGCCCTGGAGCTGCGGCGGATGTTCGGCAAGGAGGCGTCCCGCGCGGTGCTGCAGCGGGGCTGCGAGATCGGCCTGCTCACCCGGCAGGGCACTGGCTACCTGGTCAACAGCCCGCGGCTGCTCGCCGCCGGCCGGGACCTGGTCACCGCCGGTATCCCCATCGACGCGGTGCTGGACCTGGCCGAGGCGCTGCAGCACGACATGGCGCGCGTGGCGGAGCGCTTCGTCGACCTGCTGGCTGGACACGTGCTGCCCGACGACGGGCGGCCACTGGCCTCCAGCACCGAGCAGCTCAACGAGATCGCGGCCCTCATCCACCAGCTGCGCCCGCACGCCGCGCAGGCCGTGGACGCCACCTTCGGCCGTGCGATGAAGGAGGCCACCGCCGCCGCGTTCGACGCGGCCGCCTCCCGGCTCACCGAGGGCCCCGCCGCCGAGGAGCAGCGGGACGAGCGCGAGACCCCCAGCAGCGACTGA
- a CDS encoding acyl-CoA synthetase — protein MPTLPQRVLHELSKVTDPVHNIAVMQRAGLVNLTRPDHTLASMVAFRRLGPVAGAAVAAAARVPDAVALVDERRSLTYRELDLRTNALARAWGTQGITAGSVVAVLCRDHAGLVEAMIATAKIGARLLLMNTGFSAPQLADVAQREGVTAIVCDQEFAGLLAELPESVLRFLAWTDEARPELSTVEELISSTDSGPVPRPAQVGGLVLLTSGTTGTPKGAPRQVRSPLASAHFLERIPLRRGEATFLAAPIFHGTGLSQFLIMMGLGSTTVVRRRFDAEATLAAVARHRCTALVLVPTMLQRILDLGPEVLARHDTSCLRIIFTAGSALSPALGERATAEFGEVIHNLYGSTEVAVATVATPADWRAAPGTVGRPPHGCTVKLFDAEGHEVTAPHTQGRIFAGSGLAFGGYTGGGHKELIDGLLSSGDVGHFDEEGRLFVDGRDDDMIVSGGENVFPLEIENLLVQLPGVVDAAVVAVGDVEFGQRLRAFVVRAEDSSLDEDQVRAHVKSNLARYKVPRDVVFLDELPRNPTGKLLRRALAEMPA, from the coding sequence ATGCCCACCCTGCCCCAGCGCGTCCTGCACGAGCTCAGCAAGGTCACCGACCCGGTGCACAACATCGCCGTGATGCAACGGGCCGGGCTGGTGAACCTGACGCGGCCCGACCACACCTTGGCCTCGATGGTGGCCTTCCGGCGGTTGGGGCCGGTGGCCGGCGCCGCCGTCGCGGCGGCCGCACGGGTGCCCGACGCGGTGGCGCTGGTGGACGAGCGACGCTCGCTGACCTACCGCGAGCTGGACCTGCGCACCAACGCCCTCGCCCGTGCGTGGGGCACCCAGGGGATCACCGCGGGATCGGTGGTCGCCGTGCTCTGCCGCGACCACGCAGGGCTGGTGGAGGCGATGATCGCGACGGCCAAGATCGGTGCGCGCCTGCTGCTGATGAACACCGGCTTCAGCGCCCCGCAGCTGGCCGACGTGGCCCAGCGCGAGGGGGTCACCGCGATCGTGTGCGACCAGGAGTTCGCCGGGTTGCTGGCGGAGCTGCCGGAGTCGGTGCTGCGCTTCCTGGCCTGGACCGACGAGGCGCGCCCCGAGCTGTCCACGGTGGAGGAGCTGATCAGCTCCACCGACAGTGGGCCGGTGCCGCGCCCCGCGCAGGTCGGTGGGCTGGTGCTGCTGACCAGCGGCACCACCGGCACCCCCAAGGGCGCTCCCCGGCAGGTGCGCTCCCCGCTGGCGTCGGCGCACTTCCTCGAGCGCATCCCGCTGCGCCGCGGCGAGGCCACCTTTCTGGCCGCCCCGATCTTCCACGGGACCGGCCTGTCGCAGTTCCTCATCATGATGGGGCTGGGCTCCACCACCGTGGTGCGCCGGCGCTTTGATGCCGAGGCCACCCTGGCCGCCGTGGCCCGGCACCGCTGCACCGCGCTGGTCCTGGTGCCCACCATGCTGCAGCGCATCCTCGACCTCGGCCCGGAGGTGCTGGCCCGTCACGACACCTCCTGCCTGCGCATCATCTTCACCGCCGGCTCCGCGCTGTCGCCGGCGCTGGGCGAGCGCGCCACGGCGGAGTTCGGCGAGGTGATCCACAACCTCTACGGCTCCACCGAGGTGGCCGTGGCGACCGTGGCCACGCCGGCGGACTGGCGGGCAGCGCCGGGCACCGTGGGCAGGCCGCCGCACGGCTGCACGGTCAAGCTGTTCGACGCGGAGGGTCACGAGGTGACTGCCCCGCACACCCAGGGCCGGATCTTCGCCGGCAGCGGGCTCGCCTTCGGCGGCTACACCGGTGGCGGGCACAAGGAGCTGATCGACGGCCTGCTCTCCAGCGGCGACGTCGGGCACTTCGACGAGGAGGGCCGGCTGTTCGTGGACGGCCGCGACGACGACATGATCGTCTCCGGCGGGGAGAACGTCTTCCCCCTGGAGATCGAGAACCTGCTGGTCCAGCTGCCCGGCGTGGTCGATGCCGCCGTGGTGGCGGTGGGCGACGTGGAGTTCGGTCAGCGGTTGCGGGCGTTCGTGGTCCGGGCAGAGGACAGCAGCCTGGACGAGGACCAGGTGCGCGCCCACGTGAAGAGCAACCTGGCTCGCTACAAGGTGCCCCGCGACGTGGTGTTCCTCGACGAGCTGCCCCGCAACCCCACCGGGAAGCTGCTGCGGCGCGCGCTGGCCGAGATGCCCGCCTAG
- a CDS encoding diiron oxygenase: protein MSTSTTSAARSAASTRSRAWPVTDRGQTATRLLASSAKKSYDPAVDVDWAAEVPDDLYGLSPEWSSLYGTSLWDRMTHQQRVTLTKHEVASISGAGIWFEMILMQMLVRDMYGRDATEPHFQFALTEIADECRHSVMFARGAAAFGCPSYRPQRLVLELGRGFAATATGAVAYGGTLFVEELLDVMQRDFMKDERVQPISRTISKIHVLEEARHIRFAREEIVRRVQDITPLQRARVRAVLAATALTVVESLVHPDVYAAAGLDVREARRAVRNNQHYHAQLRHGASRTLSFLDDVGLVGGPSRVLLQRAHLV from the coding sequence ATGAGCACCTCGACCACCTCCGCCGCCAGATCCGCGGCTAGCACCAGGAGCCGAGCCTGGCCGGTCACCGACCGCGGGCAGACCGCCACCCGGCTGCTCGCCTCCTCGGCCAAGAAGTCCTACGACCCTGCCGTGGACGTGGACTGGGCCGCTGAGGTGCCGGACGACCTCTACGGCCTGAGCCCGGAGTGGTCGTCGCTCTACGGGACGTCGCTGTGGGACCGGATGACCCACCAGCAACGGGTCACGCTCACCAAGCACGAGGTCGCCAGCATCAGCGGGGCCGGAATCTGGTTCGAGATGATCCTCATGCAGATGTTGGTGCGGGACATGTACGGCCGCGACGCCACCGAGCCGCACTTCCAGTTCGCCCTCACCGAGATCGCCGACGAGTGCCGCCACTCGGTGATGTTCGCCCGCGGCGCGGCCGCCTTCGGGTGCCCCTCATACCGGCCCCAGCGCCTGGTCCTCGAGCTGGGACGCGGCTTCGCCGCCACCGCCACCGGTGCCGTCGCCTACGGCGGCACGCTGTTCGTCGAGGAGCTGCTGGACGTGATGCAGCGCGACTTCATGAAGGACGAGCGGGTGCAGCCGATCAGCCGCACCATCAGCAAGATCCACGTGCTGGAGGAGGCGCGCCACATCCGCTTCGCCCGGGAGGAGATCGTCCGCCGCGTGCAGGACATCACCCCCCTGCAGCGGGCCCGGGTGCGTGCCGTGCTGGCCGCCACCGCCCTCACCGTGGTGGAGAGCCTGGTGCACCCGGACGTCTACGCGGCTGCGGGGCTGGACGTGCGGGAGGCGCGCCGGGCCGTGCGGAACAACCAGCACTACCACGCCCAGCTGCGGCACGGCGCGTCCCGGACGCTGTCCTTCCTGGACGACGTGGGGCTGGTCGGCGGCCCCTCACGGGTGCTGCTGCAGCGCGCCCACCTGGTCTAG
- a CDS encoding type 1 glutamine amidotransferase domain-containing protein — translation MSNELDGKRIAILAADGVEQVELVQPRDAVAAAGAQVTLVSPSAGKIQAMNSDIHPADSFAVGAVTADVSAEDFDGLILPGGTVNPDKLRMDENAVRLVRDMAAAGKPIGAICHGPWTLIDAGVAQGRTLTSYPSLRTDLRNAGATVVDEEVVTDNGLVTSRNPGDLDAFCAKIIEEFAEGVHEVPA, via the coding sequence ATGAGCAACGAGCTGGACGGAAAGCGGATCGCCATCCTGGCCGCCGACGGTGTCGAGCAGGTGGAGCTGGTGCAGCCGCGCGACGCCGTGGCGGCCGCCGGCGCCCAGGTCACGCTGGTCTCCCCCAGCGCAGGGAAGATCCAGGCGATGAACTCCGACATCCACCCTGCGGACAGCTTCGCGGTGGGTGCGGTCACCGCGGACGTCTCCGCCGAGGACTTCGACGGCCTGATCCTGCCCGGCGGCACGGTCAACCCCGACAAGCTGCGCATGGACGAGAACGCGGTCCGCCTGGTGCGCGACATGGCCGCGGCCGGCAAGCCCATCGGCGCCATCTGCCACGGGCCGTGGACGCTGATCGACGCCGGGGTGGCCCAGGGCCGCACGCTGACCTCCTACCCGAGCCTGCGCACCGACCTGCGCAACGCGGGCGCCACCGTGGTGGACGAGGAGGTGGTCACCGACAACGGCCTGGTCACCAGTCGCAACCCCGGTGACCTGGACGCGTTCTGCGCGAAGATCATCGAGGAGTTCGCCGAGGGCGTTCACGAGGTCCCGGCATGA
- a CDS encoding LCP family protein has product MPLDARPAPQQSGRHRLRAAGRSRAASLLLQSVALLCSLAVVACTGVGWYVLRDVTQGMTTSDALAGGVSGEGVAPSTDGAVNVLLIGLDSRKDQNGEQLPAEVLEQLHAGDGTEGGYNTNTLIVMHIPRDGSTVAAFSIPRDDYVPVRGIPGRDHVKIKEAYGRAKVAAEDELARTGVSDRRTLESAGREAGRRSTVQTVQDFLGVTIDHFAEVNLAGFYDMATALNGVEVCLNNPVRDLYYSGADFVAGRQTLNGAQALAFVRQRHGLANGDLDRTRRQQAFLASVTHKLSRAGTFTNFSQLQSLIEVVKQDVVLSAGWDIPTFVQQATNLTGGNVEFATLPVERFDTVDGQAVNIVDSAAVRKQVRIAFGMQDPDPPVPAFAGPYTVDVHSAAGSGAASTVSRALVAAGMLAGAQEVTAAEATAVTFGEGARDTADVVSGLLGAQAATPDPALPIGRVKVVLGKGFRVPTALAQDARTRLAPPSAPAGEAPAGAAPAVTPSGPQALPADSSGIPCVD; this is encoded by the coding sequence ATGCCATTGGACGCTCGCCCGGCCCCGCAGCAGAGCGGCCGTCACCGCCTCCGGGCCGCCGGCCGCAGCCGGGCAGCGTCGCTGCTGCTGCAGTCGGTGGCCCTGCTCTGCTCGCTGGCGGTGGTGGCCTGCACCGGCGTGGGCTGGTACGTGCTGCGCGACGTCACGCAGGGCATGACCACCTCGGACGCGCTGGCTGGCGGGGTCAGCGGCGAGGGCGTGGCGCCGTCCACCGACGGAGCGGTGAACGTGCTGCTGATCGGGCTGGACTCCCGCAAGGACCAGAACGGCGAGCAGCTGCCTGCGGAGGTGCTCGAGCAGCTGCACGCCGGCGACGGCACCGAGGGCGGCTACAACACCAACACGCTCATCGTCATGCACATCCCCCGGGACGGGAGCACGGTCGCGGCGTTCTCCATCCCGCGCGACGACTACGTGCCGGTGCGCGGGATCCCCGGGCGCGACCACGTCAAGATCAAGGAGGCCTACGGCCGCGCCAAGGTCGCTGCCGAGGACGAGCTGGCCCGCACCGGCGTCTCCGACCGGCGCACCCTGGAGAGCGCCGGGCGCGAGGCAGGTAGGCGGTCCACCGTGCAGACCGTGCAGGACTTCCTGGGTGTCACCATCGACCACTTCGCCGAGGTGAACCTGGCTGGGTTCTACGACATGGCCACCGCCCTCAACGGGGTGGAGGTGTGCCTGAACAACCCGGTGCGCGACCTCTACTACTCCGGGGCGGACTTCGTGGCCGGGCGCCAGACGCTCAACGGTGCCCAGGCGCTGGCCTTCGTGCGGCAGCGCCACGGGCTGGCCAACGGCGACCTGGACCGCACCCGCCGCCAGCAGGCCTTCCTGGCCTCGGTCACCCACAAGCTGAGCAGGGCCGGGACCTTCACCAACTTCTCCCAGCTGCAGAGCCTGATCGAGGTGGTCAAGCAGGACGTGGTGCTCTCCGCCGGGTGGGACATCCCCACGTTCGTCCAGCAGGCCACCAACCTCACCGGGGGCAACGTCGAGTTCGCCACCCTGCCAGTGGAGCGCTTCGACACCGTGGACGGGCAGGCGGTGAACATCGTGGACTCCGCCGCCGTGCGCAAGCAGGTGCGCATCGCCTTCGGGATGCAGGACCCGGATCCGCCAGTGCCTGCCTTCGCCGGCCCGTACACGGTGGACGTGCACAGCGCCGCCGGCTCGGGGGCGGCCAGCACGGTGTCCAGGGCACTGGTGGCCGCCGGGATGCTGGCCGGCGCCCAGGAGGTGACCGCCGCCGAGGCCACCGCGGTGACCTTCGGCGAGGGAGCGCGCGACACTGCCGACGTGGTGTCCGGGCTGCTGGGTGCCCAGGCGGCCACCCCCGACCCGGCATTGCCGATCGGCCGGGTGAAGGTGGTGCTGGGCAAGGGCTTCCGCGTCCCCACCGCACTGGCGCAGGACGCCAGGACCCGGCTGGCGCCCCCGTCGGCGCCGGCTGGTGAGGCGCCAGCCGGTGCGGCGCCGGCAGTCACCCCGAGCGGACCCCAGGCGCTGCCGGCGGACAGCTCCGGGATCCCCTGCGTGGACTGA
- a CDS encoding CsbD family protein: protein MGLADKAQNKAEELGGKAKEGAGKATDDKDLQAEGKGDQAKGNLKQAGEKVKDVFKD from the coding sequence ATGGGACTTGCGGACAAGGCACAGAACAAGGCCGAGGAGCTCGGCGGCAAGGCCAAGGAGGGCGCCGGCAAGGCGACCGACGACAAGGACCTGCAGGCCGAGGGCAAGGGCGACCAGGCCAAGGGCAACCTGAAGCAGGCCGGCGAGAAGGTCAAGGACGTCTTCAAGGACTGA
- a CDS encoding Rieske 2Fe-2S domain-containing protein produces MRLRVDEPAHALEKQAGLDQPAGLYAAAIEKVLPRGPVRDALHGVWLGHPLHPALVQLPVGAFASAVILDWLPGDRRDADTLLAVGLLASVPAAVTGAADYSQGQPDQQRVGLVHAAANGVASLLYLGSLAQRRRGRRTAGRLTALAGFAVSGIAASLGGHLSFSMAMGANRAEGVPDVVPSGSTDLGPLTELPEGEAVRRMIGPVPVMVLRQDDAVHVLADQCSHADGPLHQGTVSRDAAGELCVECPWHGSVFALADGAVRRGPATADQPVFDTQVVGGRVQATLRS; encoded by the coding sequence ATGAGGCTGCGGGTGGACGAGCCGGCGCACGCGCTGGAGAAGCAGGCCGGCCTGGACCAGCCGGCGGGGCTCTACGCGGCCGCCATCGAGAAGGTGCTGCCCCGCGGACCGGTGCGCGACGCGCTGCACGGGGTGTGGCTGGGGCACCCGCTGCACCCAGCACTGGTGCAGCTCCCGGTCGGCGCGTTCGCCAGCGCCGTGATCCTGGACTGGCTGCCTGGCGACCGACGCGACGCCGACACCCTGCTCGCGGTGGGGCTGCTGGCCAGCGTCCCCGCCGCGGTGACCGGCGCCGCCGACTACAGCCAGGGCCAGCCCGACCAGCAGCGGGTGGGCCTGGTGCACGCCGCCGCCAACGGCGTCGCCAGCCTGCTGTACCTGGGCTCGCTGGCGCAGCGTCGTCGAGGACGTCGCACCGCGGGTCGGCTGACCGCGCTGGCGGGCTTCGCGGTGTCCGGGATCGCCGCCTCGCTGGGAGGGCACCTGAGCTTCAGCATGGCCATGGGCGCCAACCGGGCGGAGGGCGTGCCGGACGTCGTGCCCAGCGGCAGCACCGACCTGGGTCCGCTCACCGAGCTGCCCGAGGGCGAGGCGGTCCGCCGGATGATCGGCCCGGTGCCGGTGATGGTGCTGCGCCAGGACGACGCCGTGCACGTGCTGGCCGACCAGTGCTCGCACGCCGACGGGCCGCTGCACCAGGGCACCGTGAGCCGTGACGCCGCGGGCGAGCTGTGCGTGGAGTGCCCGTGGCACGGCAGCGTCTTCGCCCTCGCCGACGGTGCCGTGCGGCGCGGGCCGGCGACGGCAGACCAGCCGGTGTTCGACACCCAGGTGGTGGGCGGCCGGGTGCAGGCGACGCTGCGGTCCTGA
- a CDS encoding DUF6131 family protein, whose protein sequence is MITLGVILLVIGLLVSVPVLTTIGAVLLVVGIVLFALGAAGRAVGGRKHYY, encoded by the coding sequence ATGATCACCCTTGGCGTCATCCTTCTGGTTATCGGCCTGCTGGTCAGCGTGCCTGTTCTCACCACCATCGGTGCCGTGCTCCTGGTCGTCGGCATCGTGCTCTTCGCCCTCGGTGCCGCGGGCCGCGCGGTCGGTGGCCGCAAGCACTACTACTGA
- a CDS encoding adenylate/guanylate cyclase domain-containing protein, with protein sequence MRELDRHPRAVEVLRRLRHSMPGDPGLGDPLSVAGTSGISTVVRVADRLFDESPRASREAGLGVLQLYQSLAERFGKGQGSSEVTLLFTDLVGFSSWALRAGDDEALRVLRAVSAAIEPPMLQRRGQVVKRLGDGVMAVFPSAQLAFDAAVAAREQLAEVATDGFTLRLRAGVHTGCPRAIGGDYLGVDVNVAARLVEKASAGEILVSEPTLAGLDAEAISSRPKKTFRFTRVKGVPDDLKVYVVEPQGR encoded by the coding sequence GTGCGGGAGCTCGACCGCCACCCCCGCGCCGTGGAGGTGCTGCGGCGCCTGCGGCACTCCATGCCGGGTGATCCTGGCCTCGGCGACCCGTTGTCGGTGGCCGGCACCAGCGGCATCTCCACCGTGGTGCGGGTGGCTGACCGGCTCTTCGACGAGAGTCCCCGCGCCTCCCGCGAGGCCGGCCTGGGCGTGCTGCAGCTGTACCAGTCGCTGGCGGAGCGCTTCGGCAAGGGCCAGGGCAGCAGCGAGGTGACGCTGCTGTTCACCGACCTGGTGGGCTTCTCCTCGTGGGCGCTGCGCGCCGGCGACGACGAGGCGCTGCGCGTGCTGCGCGCGGTCTCCGCGGCCATCGAGCCGCCGATGCTGCAGCGCCGTGGACAAGTGGTCAAGCGGCTGGGCGACGGTGTCATGGCGGTGTTCCCGTCCGCCCAGCTCGCCTTCGACGCGGCGGTCGCGGCCCGCGAGCAGCTGGCCGAGGTCGCCACCGACGGGTTCACGCTGCGGCTGCGTGCCGGGGTGCACACCGGCTGTCCCCGGGCCATCGGGGGCGACTACCTGGGGGTGGACGTCAACGTCGCGGCCCGGCTGGTGGAGAAGGCCTCGGCCGGAGAGATCCTGGTGTCGGAGCCCACGCTGGCCGGCCTGGACGCAGAGGCGATCAGCAGCCGGCCCAAGAAGACCTTCCGGTTCACCAGGGTCAAGGGCGTCCCCGACGACCTCAAGGTCTACGTGGTCGAACCACAGGGCCGCTGA